In Paenibacillus guangzhouensis, a single window of DNA contains:
- the ffh gene encoding signal recognition particle protein encodes MAFEGLTNRLSSVFSKLRGKGKVTEDDVNEAMREVRLALLEADVNFKVVKDFIAKVKERALGQEVEKSFTPGMVIIDIVNKELTELMGGTNAKLAKANKPPTVIMMAGLQGAGKTTTSGKLAKLLQKQNHKPLLVAGDIYRPAAIKQLQVLGEQIKVPVFSLGDQTSPVEIARQALQHAKDNGHDYLIIDTAGRLHIDEQLMEELKQIHATVKPDEVLLVVDAMTGQDAVNVADSFNQQLELTGVVLTKLDGDTRGGAAISVKAVTGCPIKFAALGEKIDALEPFHPERMASRILGMGDMLSLIEKAQSNIDAEKAKEMERKMRDASFTFDDFLEQMQQVKKLGPLDQILDMIPGMGKVKQMKDLKVDEKQMGRIEAIVHSMTAKERNEPDLINHSRRKRIAAGSGTTLTDVNRLIKQFDDMRRMMKQFSDMMGGSGKGAKMMKNLKKQASKGGMRPFR; translated from the coding sequence TTGGCATTTGAAGGATTAACAAATCGACTATCCAGCGTATTCAGTAAGCTGCGTGGTAAAGGGAAAGTAACGGAAGATGATGTAAACGAAGCTATGCGTGAGGTTCGACTGGCACTTCTGGAAGCGGACGTGAACTTTAAGGTCGTGAAGGATTTTATCGCGAAAGTGAAGGAACGTGCGCTGGGCCAAGAAGTAGAGAAGAGCTTCACACCAGGCATGGTAATTATCGACATCGTTAATAAAGAGTTAACGGAACTTATGGGCGGAACGAATGCGAAGCTCGCGAAGGCGAACAAACCGCCGACCGTCATTATGATGGCAGGTCTGCAAGGGGCCGGTAAGACAACGACGAGCGGTAAGCTTGCGAAGCTTCTACAGAAGCAGAACCATAAGCCACTACTCGTTGCAGGCGATATTTATCGTCCCGCAGCGATTAAGCAGTTGCAAGTGCTCGGCGAACAGATTAAGGTTCCTGTCTTCTCACTCGGTGATCAGACAAGCCCGGTCGAGATTGCGCGTCAAGCGCTCCAGCATGCGAAGGATAACGGACATGATTATCTGATTATCGATACGGCAGGTCGCTTGCATATCGATGAGCAGCTGATGGAAGAATTGAAGCAGATTCATGCAACGGTGAAGCCGGATGAAGTCTTGCTCGTCGTCGATGCGATGACAGGTCAGGATGCAGTGAACGTCGCTGACAGCTTCAATCAGCAGCTTGAACTCACAGGCGTCGTACTAACAAAGCTTGATGGCGATACACGCGGTGGTGCGGCGATTTCGGTTAAGGCTGTAACAGGCTGCCCGATCAAATTCGCGGCATTAGGCGAGAAGATTGATGCACTTGAGCCATTCCATCCGGAACGTATGGCTTCTCGTATTCTCGGTATGGGAGATATGTTATCCCTCATCGAGAAGGCACAGTCCAACATCGATGCAGAGAAAGCAAAAGAAATGGAACGGAAGATGCGCGATGCATCCTTCACGTTCGATGATTTCTTAGAGCAAATGCAGCAAGTGAAGAAGCTCGGACCACTCGATCAGATCTTAGATATGATCCCGGGCATGGGCAAAGTAAAGCAAATGAAAGACCTCAAAGTAGATGAGAAGCAGATGGGCCGTATCGAAGCGATCGTGCATTCCATGACCGCGAAAGAGCGGAATGAACCGGATCTGATCAATCACAGCCGTCGTAAGCGGATTGCGGCAGGAAGCGGAACGACATTAACCGATGTCAACCGACTCATTAAGCAATTCGATGATATGCGCCGGATGATGAAGCAGTTCTCAGATATGATGGGCGGCAGCGGCAAAGGCGCCAAAATGATGAAGAATTTGAAGAAGCAAGCAAGTAAAGGCGGTATGAGACCATTTCGCTAA
- the rpsP gene encoding 30S ribosomal protein S16: protein MAVRIRLKRMGAHKAPSYRVVVSDSRSPRDGRFIEEIGFYNPVAQPAVVNIDEEKALKWLQTGAQASDTVRNLLSKAGVMTKFHELKQSK, encoded by the coding sequence GTGGCAGTTCGTATTCGTCTAAAACGCATGGGTGCTCATAAAGCTCCTTCTTATCGTGTTGTTGTTTCTGACTCTCGTTCTCCTCGTGATGGTCGTTTTATCGAGGAAATCGGTTTCTACAACCCAGTTGCTCAACCAGCAGTTGTGAACATCGATGAGGAAAAAGCACTAAAATGGCTTCAAACGGGCGCTCAAGCTTCCGATACTGTTCGCAACTTGCTTAGCAAAGCGGGCGTAATGACTAAGTTCCATGAGCTTAAGCAATCGAAATAA
- a CDS encoding KH domain-containing protein, producing the protein MEDLVKVIAKALVDHPEDVHVEVVEKEHVIVYELTVHPDDVGKVIGKQGRIAKALRTVVTSAAVKVSKRVTVDIVS; encoded by the coding sequence ATGGAAGATTTAGTAAAAGTTATTGCTAAGGCTTTAGTCGACCATCCGGAGGATGTTCACGTCGAAGTTGTGGAGAAAGAGCACGTCATTGTCTATGAATTAACGGTTCATCCTGACGATGTTGGGAAAGTTATTGGTAAACAAGGGCGAATCGCCAAAGCACTTCGTACGGTCGTAACATCTGCAGCAGTGAAAGTCAGTAAACGGGTAACCGTTGATATCGTATCTTAA
- the rimM gene encoding ribosome maturation factor RimM (Essential for efficient processing of 16S rRNA), giving the protein MTEQLYTVGKIVNTHGIRGELKIVPQTDFPEERFQPKSKLFFQNPETQQSIPVVVESSRLQKNMYVLKFVGYGNINDVEKFKGWLLKIADSERRALDEDEYYYSDIIGCQVITDEGEELGVISEILSPGANDVWVVKRKKGADVLLPVIDDVILDINVQEKVIKVHVMEGLI; this is encoded by the coding sequence ATGACGGAACAATTATATACAGTAGGTAAAATTGTTAATACGCACGGGATTCGCGGTGAGCTGAAAATTGTGCCGCAGACCGATTTCCCAGAAGAACGGTTCCAACCGAAGAGCAAGTTGTTCTTCCAGAACCCAGAGACACAGCAGTCCATACCGGTCGTTGTCGAGAGCTCTCGATTGCAAAAGAATATGTACGTATTGAAATTCGTCGGGTACGGCAATATCAACGACGTTGAGAAGTTCAAAGGTTGGCTGCTCAAAATCGCAGATTCCGAGCGTAGAGCGCTCGATGAAGATGAATACTATTACAGCGATATCATTGGATGTCAGGTCATTACGGACGAAGGGGAAGAGCTTGGCGTGATAAGCGAAATTCTGAGTCCTGGCGCAAACGATGTCTGGGTCGTGAAGCGTAAGAAGGGCGCGGACGTGCTCCTGCCGGTGATTGATGATGTCATTCTTGATATCAATGTTCAGGAGAAGGTTATTAAGGTTCACGTGATGGAAGGACTTATATAA
- the trmD gene encoding tRNA (guanosine(37)-N1)-methyltransferase TrmD, which translates to MRMDVLTLFPEMFEGVFHSSILGKAQEKGIVQLQAHNFREHANNKHNTVDDYPYGGGGGMVLKPEPIFSAVESLIEPDAAKPRVILMCPQGERYTQAKAEELAKEEHLILICGHYEGYDERIREFLVTDELSVGDYVLTGGELPAMTIIDSVARLLPGVLGNETSAVTDSFSTGLLEYPHYTRPADFRGMKVPDILLSGHHANVEAWRKQQSLRRTLERRPDLLEHIELNKKEQKWLQEIKKDMTQENN; encoded by the coding sequence ATGCGGATGGACGTCCTTACCTTATTCCCGGAGATGTTCGAAGGGGTATTTCATAGCAGTATTCTAGGAAAGGCGCAGGAGAAGGGCATTGTGCAGTTACAAGCACACAATTTCCGAGAACATGCGAACAACAAGCATAATACGGTTGACGATTATCCGTATGGCGGCGGCGGTGGTATGGTACTGAAGCCAGAGCCGATATTTTCGGCGGTGGAGTCCTTAATCGAACCCGATGCCGCGAAGCCGCGAGTCATTCTTATGTGCCCGCAGGGAGAGCGATATACGCAGGCAAAGGCCGAAGAGCTCGCGAAGGAAGAACATCTAATCTTGATCTGCGGGCATTATGAAGGTTATGACGAGCGGATCCGCGAATTCCTGGTGACGGATGAGCTGTCTGTCGGAGATTATGTCTTAACGGGCGGCGAACTGCCCGCGATGACCATTATCGACAGCGTGGCGCGTCTTCTACCGGGCGTACTTGGGAACGAGACTTCGGCGGTTACGGATTCGTTCAGCACGGGACTGCTAGAATACCCGCATTATACACGTCCTGCAGATTTCCGCGGGATGAAAGTCCCGGATATTTTACTGTCCGGCCATCATGCGAACGTGGAAGCATGGCGTAAGCAGCAATCGCTGCGCAGGACGTTAGAACGACGGCCTGATCTGCTTGAGCATATCGAATTGAATAAGAAAGAACAGAAGTGGTTGCAAGAAATCAAGAAGGATATGACACAAGAAAATAATTAA
- a CDS encoding chemotaxis protein CheW, whose product MQQTFNQYVEIGLGNERFALPIQEIHEIIKLQPIIEIPNTPTSLLGVINLRGNVIPIVNIHSYLGMPKVPDTKMNRIIIVNYEQSMVGIVVDQVIQVTSYSQIEPLPYGAQVHDGRHANQVANVEGELINIISMQQIL is encoded by the coding sequence ATGCAGCAGACATTCAATCAATACGTTGAGATTGGGCTTGGCAATGAACGGTTTGCGCTGCCGATTCAGGAGATCCACGAGATCATTAAGCTGCAGCCCATCATCGAGATACCGAATACCCCAACCTCATTGCTCGGCGTCATTAACCTTCGGGGAAATGTAATTCCAATTGTCAACATTCATAGCTACCTAGGCATGCCCAAAGTACCAGATACGAAAATGAATCGGATTATCATTGTGAACTATGAACAATCTATGGTCGGAATTGTGGTGGATCAAGTCATACAGGTCACTTCTTACTCCCAAATCGAGCCACTTCCCTATGGTGCACAGGTTCACGATGGTCGGCATGCGAATCAAGTAGCGAATGTCGAAGGAGAGCTCATTAACATTATTAGTATGCAACAAATATTGTAA
- a CDS encoding chemotaxis protein CheW yields the protein MSIPSNLSEYMSVFMDELDEQIQIIEEQLLKLEVQGGEITVIQTLFRAAHTLKGSSAAMGFDALKNLTHGMENVFDLIRNRQLVVDSALTSVLFHATDYLKLLRHSLIEGQQESVDIEPLFVLLEQITQQNSPESKLAYNAFTRTGDENQNSSELVIELNRYQRNVAMQALRNQHEVYSIYCRVRSDAVMKSVRALLVYQALLESSEVIASFPPVTEIEDESNFLGEFIFVVVTKESHELLEERLSEISQIEVMHVDLIDQEKLNQCVMEPYEDTPRNLTLDDQLGVKSESLGGSETPQVRRSQTVRVDVDRLEQLLNLVGELIIDNTRLHEVTHRMMQKQHREDSDLATLSDIANHFGLIIGDLQEGMMKTRMLPIEHLFNRFPRMVRDMAQSTNKEIEFVMEGKETELDRKLIEEISDPLIHILRNAADHGIESPEERVQLGKSRTGKLLLRAAHQDNQIMISVTDDGKGIDPNKVKMSAIRKGIISEHEANQMTENELQHLIFRSGLSTAEQVTDLSGRGVGMDIVRAHIEKLNGLIDIQSTVDVGTCMTIRLPLTLAIIRALMVELGDNMYAIPLMNVVEIVALQPNEIKIAHGREVCYIRGNVYPFMRLDQKLRVASAPQTRAQSRRTTVIIVSFGDKQICIAVDRTLGNREIVMKSLGNYVGEVPYISGSTITGDGGIAFVLDVHALVNEEGSKMMTTSEQTSNKNNRAAEVTTFRLAEHLFGISVHQVREIIPVPAIEGILHPSPYVQGMFPLRGEYLPLLDLHRMLHLQHQELTSKARIMVMDSSRGTVGIQIDQVIEVTTLDENSRVEDMQGVNESLGIVGVYSKNGQLVTRLQLDEMIKETMSES from the coding sequence ATGTCGATACCTTCTAATTTAAGCGAATATATGAGCGTATTTATGGATGAGTTGGATGAACAAATTCAAATCATCGAAGAACAATTGCTGAAATTGGAAGTACAGGGTGGAGAGATCACAGTAATTCAGACCTTATTCCGAGCTGCACATACCTTGAAGGGTTCTTCTGCGGCGATGGGGTTTGATGCTCTGAAAAATTTGACACATGGGATGGAGAATGTATTCGATCTCATTCGCAATCGTCAATTGGTCGTGGATTCCGCGCTGACCAGCGTCTTATTTCATGCAACAGACTATTTAAAGTTATTGCGGCATTCGCTGATCGAGGGACAACAAGAATCAGTGGATATCGAACCGCTATTCGTCTTGCTGGAGCAAATCACACAGCAAAACTCACCAGAAAGCAAGCTCGCATATAACGCATTCACAAGGACAGGTGATGAAAATCAAAACTCCTCCGAACTTGTGATTGAACTGAACCGATATCAGCGTAATGTGGCGATGCAAGCACTGCGTAATCAACATGAGGTGTATTCCATCTACTGCCGAGTTCGCTCGGATGCTGTGATGAAATCAGTCAGGGCGCTTCTAGTTTATCAAGCTTTGTTAGAGAGCAGTGAAGTGATTGCTTCATTCCCTCCTGTGACAGAGATTGAAGATGAGAGCAATTTCCTAGGTGAGTTCATTTTCGTTGTTGTCACCAAAGAATCTCATGAGCTGCTCGAAGAGCGATTAAGTGAAATTTCACAGATTGAAGTTATGCACGTTGATCTGATAGACCAAGAAAAGTTGAATCAATGTGTGATGGAACCCTATGAAGATACACCGCGAAATCTTACATTGGATGATCAGCTCGGTGTGAAGTCTGAGTCTTTGGGCGGAAGCGAAACGCCGCAAGTGCGTCGATCTCAGACCGTTCGCGTCGATGTGGATCGATTAGAGCAGCTTCTTAATCTTGTAGGTGAATTAATTATTGATAATACAAGGTTGCATGAAGTTACGCATCGTATGATGCAGAAGCAGCACCGCGAAGATTCTGACCTCGCAACACTAAGCGACATAGCGAATCATTTCGGTCTCATCATTGGCGATCTGCAAGAAGGCATGATGAAGACGCGAATGCTGCCGATCGAGCATCTATTCAATCGATTCCCGCGGATGGTTCGCGATATGGCGCAATCGACGAATAAAGAAATTGAATTTGTGATGGAAGGCAAAGAAACAGAGCTGGATCGTAAGCTGATCGAAGAGATAAGCGATCCCCTAATACATATATTGCGCAACGCTGCCGATCATGGCATTGAGTCGCCTGAAGAGCGAGTTCAGCTCGGCAAATCAAGAACAGGTAAGCTGCTATTGAGAGCAGCGCATCAAGATAATCAGATTATGATATCCGTTACGGACGACGGAAAAGGGATTGATCCGAACAAAGTCAAAATGTCCGCGATCCGTAAAGGGATTATCTCCGAGCATGAAGCAAATCAGATGACAGAGAATGAATTACAGCATTTAATATTCAGATCAGGGCTATCAACTGCTGAGCAAGTCACCGATCTATCTGGCCGTGGTGTAGGCATGGATATTGTACGCGCGCACATCGAGAAGCTCAATGGTCTGATCGATATTCAATCGACGGTTGACGTTGGGACATGCATGACCATTCGCCTCCCGCTTACCTTGGCGATTATCCGTGCACTCATGGTGGAATTAGGCGATAACATGTATGCCATTCCATTGATGAATGTGGTGGAAATTGTTGCGCTGCAGCCTAATGAGATTAAGATTGCACATGGCAGAGAGGTCTGTTATATCCGAGGGAATGTCTATCCTTTCATGCGATTGGATCAGAAGCTTCGTGTTGCAAGTGCCCCACAGACTAGAGCGCAGTCTCGTCGTACGACCGTTATTATTGTCTCTTTCGGGGACAAGCAGATCTGCATTGCCGTAGATCGGACGCTAGGGAATCGTGAAATTGTTATGAAATCATTAGGAAACTATGTGGGCGAAGTGCCTTACATTTCAGGTTCTACGATTACGGGTGACGGCGGTATCGCATTCGTATTGGATGTCCACGCCCTTGTGAATGAAGAAGGCAGCAAGATGATGACGACAAGCGAACAGACGTCGAACAAGAACAATAGGGCAGCAGAAGTGACGACGTTCCGCCTTGCGGAACACCTCTTCGGCATTTCGGTGCATCAGGTTCGAGAGATCATTCCAGTGCCTGCAATAGAAGGCATTCTGCACCCGTCTCCTTACGTTCAGGGAATGTTCCCGCTCCGAGGGGAGTACCTGCCGCTGCTGGATCTCCACCGAATGCTTCATCTGCAGCATCAGGAATTAACGAGCAAAGCTCGAATCATGGTCATGGATTCTAGTCGAGGTACCGTAGGGATTCAGATCGATCAAGTGATTGAAGTGACGACACTGGATGAAAATTCACGTGTGGAAGATATGCAAGGGGTAAATGAATCCTTAGGGATCGTAGGCGTATACAGCAAAAATGGACAATTAGTCACGCGACTGCAGCTCGATGAAATGATTAAAGAAACAATGAGCGAGTCTTAA
- a CDS encoding methyl-accepting chemotaxis protein, which produces MKFKISAKLIIVSVILLTVPTFFTGLTAYKNAKHHLDEVGMVNLKNNAHMVSEMIDVLNVGVESGLISLEDAQEQVKTRILGPKQANGTRPITNKFDLGEYGYLFILDEKGTTVAHPSMEGKNMWDSTDSNGKFFVREQVNKAQSGGGFTYFDYNLPNSEEIAQKIVYSEKAPHWGWIISSGSYMSSFNSGASSIATNLIIAFAITLVVGILIIIYLSRHITRPLNIIAEQLDQIAKGNLSMKPLRFKMRTKDEVEHLTTSTNTMVEKLRELVGRIIMSSQNVAAASEEISATTEEIAAGGVQQSTTVNAVTELFREHTMAINVVAQNAEMAAELSDSTQDKAEQGGRDVQDSVHAMNSLSNQMTRLQNDSEQIGEIIEVIDEIAEQTNLLALNAAIEAARAGEQGRGFSVVADEVRKLAERSGEATKRIAGIIKDMQHNMGQSVHAVNGAVSLTEQTGQTFNAILDQVVGMARQVTEIAAASEEQAAQSQEMMNSIESIAVVSHESAAAAEQTASSSQELARLAEELNDMVASFRLTE; this is translated from the coding sequence ATGAAATTTAAAATTAGTGCGAAATTAATTATTGTGTCGGTTATTCTACTCACGGTGCCGACGTTCTTTACTGGACTGACCGCATACAAAAATGCTAAGCATCATCTGGATGAAGTGGGCATGGTCAATCTCAAAAATAACGCTCATATGGTATCTGAAATGATTGATGTGTTGAATGTCGGTGTGGAGAGCGGCCTCATTTCGCTAGAGGATGCACAGGAGCAAGTGAAGACGAGAATACTCGGGCCAAAGCAGGCGAATGGTACACGTCCGATTACGAATAAATTTGATCTTGGCGAATACGGATATCTATTTATTCTAGATGAGAAAGGAACGACTGTTGCCCATCCAAGCATGGAAGGGAAAAATATGTGGGATTCCACCGATAGCAATGGGAAATTCTTCGTTCGCGAGCAGGTGAATAAAGCGCAGTCGGGCGGCGGGTTTACTTATTTTGATTATAACTTACCGAATTCCGAAGAGATTGCGCAGAAAATCGTCTATTCTGAAAAAGCGCCACACTGGGGATGGATCATTTCCTCAGGATCGTATATGTCCAGCTTTAACAGCGGTGCGTCTAGCATTGCGACGAACTTAATCATTGCGTTTGCCATCACGTTGGTGGTAGGGATTTTAATCATTATCTATCTATCAAGGCACATCACTAGACCGCTCAACATCATTGCTGAGCAGTTGGATCAGATTGCCAAAGGTAATCTATCGATGAAACCACTGCGGTTTAAAATGCGGACCAAAGATGAGGTTGAGCATTTAACGACATCAACCAACACGATGGTTGAGAAGCTGCGCGAGTTGGTTGGACGCATCATCATGTCATCACAGAATGTTGCTGCAGCATCCGAAGAAATATCAGCTACCACGGAGGAAATTGCAGCTGGAGGTGTGCAGCAGTCTACGACCGTGAATGCCGTGACAGAGTTGTTCCGCGAGCATACGATGGCGATCAATGTTGTAGCACAGAACGCTGAGATGGCTGCTGAGCTATCGGATTCCACGCAAGACAAAGCGGAGCAAGGGGGTCGGGATGTACAGGATTCCGTCCACGCGATGAACAGCTTATCGAATCAAATGACACGATTGCAGAACGATTCAGAGCAAATTGGAGAAATCATTGAAGTCATTGATGAGATTGCTGAACAGACGAATTTACTCGCACTGAATGCTGCGATCGAAGCAGCAAGAGCTGGAGAGCAGGGCAGAGGATTCTCAGTGGTCGCCGATGAAGTTCGGAAGCTGGCGGAACGCAGCGGCGAGGCGACGAAGCGAATTGCTGGGATTATTAAAGACATGCAGCATAATATGGGACAGAGTGTTCACGCGGTGAACGGCGCTGTTTCCTTGACGGAACAAACAGGTCAGACATTTAATGCCATTCTGGATCAAGTGGTCGGCATGGCGAGACAAGTTACGGAGATTGCTGCTGCAAGTGAAGAGCAAGCTGCGCAATCGCAGGAGATGATGAACTCGATCGAGAGCATTGCAGTTGTCAGTCACGAATCAGCAGCAGCGGCGGAACAGACAGCTAGTTCCAGTCAAGAGCTAGCGCGGTTAGCGGAAGAATTGAACGATATGGTAGCAAGCTTCAGATTAACTGAATAA
- a CDS encoding response regulator transcription factor, with the protein MDKVLIIEDDNMIGEMLTMYLSEEGYAVKRVDTGLDGMLELELFRPDVILLDLVLPDINGIELCSKLRDVTLAPIIVVSLKMEVADRINALQAGADDFLCKPFSMRELTARINANIRRMHLLEQSIADRGELGKMSDDSESLITLDPERRSLYVNHRYIETTFSEFEIMKLFCANQGKVYTREELINALRGFDSFVTDRAIDVHIANLRKKIEGNPKEPRFIKTVWGVGYKFNVE; encoded by the coding sequence ATGGATAAAGTACTTATTATCGAAGACGATAATATGATTGGTGAGATGCTAACGATGTACTTATCGGAAGAGGGCTACGCCGTAAAGAGAGTGGATACGGGCTTAGATGGCATGCTCGAATTAGAGTTGTTCCGACCGGACGTCATTCTATTGGATTTAGTTCTTCCGGATATCAATGGGATTGAATTATGCAGTAAATTGCGTGACGTAACACTTGCTCCTATCATCGTCGTCTCGCTGAAGATGGAGGTTGCAGATCGGATTAATGCATTGCAAGCGGGTGCGGATGATTTCCTGTGTAAACCGTTCAGTATGCGAGAGCTTACGGCAAGGATTAATGCGAATATCAGGCGTATGCATTTGTTGGAACAGTCGATAGCAGATCGTGGTGAATTGGGGAAGATGTCAGATGACTCAGAGAGCTTGATCACATTGGATCCAGAACGCAGATCGCTCTATGTGAATCATCGGTATATTGAGACAACATTTTCGGAATTCGAGATTATGAAGCTATTCTGTGCGAATCAAGGAAAAGTATATACGAGAGAGGAGCTGATTAATGCGCTGCGTGGGTTCGATTCTTTCGTGACAGATCGAGCAATTGATGTTCATATTGCGAATCTTAGGAAGAAGATTGAAGGCAATCCCAAAGAACCTAGATTTATTAAGACCGTATGGGGGGTAGGTTATAAATTTAATGTGGAATAA